One Vicugna pacos chromosome 31, VicPac4, whole genome shotgun sequence genomic region harbors:
- the LOC140690623 gene encoding uncharacterized protein, whose product MGATSGSRALPRFSTSQPARLDPAAQVQVQELQASQEQQDQQERQALQEWQDQQERQALQERRALQEWQALQELQALQERLDEQEWQALQELQALQEWQALQELQAPQERLDQQEWRALQERLDQQEWRALQEQLDQQEWRALQEQLDQQERQALQDRWALQERQALQEWQDQQERQALQELQALQERLDQQEQQVLQEWLDQQEWRALQERLDQQERQALQERRALQERRALQEWQALQELQAPQERLDQQEWRALQEQLDQQERQALQDRWALQERQALQEPWALQERRALQERLDQEERQALQELQVVQERQDQQERQALQERLDEQEQQALQELQVSEPCLARTTPASAPLDRLLPDQTGTLVISVTREARDTP is encoded by the exons cggcccaggtgcaggtgcaggaactgcaggcttctcaggagcagcaagatcagcaggagcggcaggctcttcaggagtggcaagatcagcaggagcggcaggctcttcaggagcggcgggctcttcaggaatggcaggctcttcaggagctgcaggctcttcaggagcggctagatgagcaggaatggcaggctcttcaggagctgcaggctcttcaggaatggcaggctcttcaggagctgcaggctcctcaggagcggctagatcagcaggaatggcgggctcttcaggagcggctagatcagcaggaatggcgggctcttcaggagcagctagatcagcaggaatggcgggctcttcaggagcagctagatcagcaggagcgtcaggctcttcaggatcggtgggctcttcaggagcggcaggctcttcaggagtggcaagatcagcaggagcggcaggctcttcaggagctgcaggctcttcaggagcggctagatcagcaggaacagcaggttcttcaggagtggctagatcagcaggaatggcgggctcttcaggagcggctagatcagcaggaacggcaggcgcttcaggagcggcgggctcttcaggagcggcgggctcttcaggaatggcaggctcttcaggagctgcaggctcctcaggagcggctagatcagcaggaatggcgggctcttcaggagcagctagatcagcaggagcgtcaggctcttcaggatcggtgggctcttcaggagcggcaggctcttcaggagccgtgggctcttcaggagcggcgggctcttcaggagcggctagatcaggaggagaggcaggctcttcaggagctgcaggttgttcaagagcggcaagatcagcaggagcggcaggctcttcaggagcggctagatgagcaggagcagcaggctcttcaggagctgcag gtctcagagccctgcctggccaggaccactcctgcttctgccccactcgaccgtctgctgcctgatcagactgggaccttggtcatctcagtcacccgggaggcaagagacacaccctag